The Pectobacterium wasabiae CFBP 3304 DNA segment TCCAGTTCACGCTGACGGGTTGGATCGCGTTCTTCGCTGGCAAGCCGGGAGGCTTCCTGAGCATAACGATGCGCAAAATTGATTGCAGCCTGATAGCTCAGAATAACGGCGTGATAGAACTGCTCTTTTTTGATGTAATCCGGTTCGCTGCGATCAAGGTTTTCCAATGCGCGAGTGACTTCATTGATGATGCCGCGAAAACCGATTTTCAGCACTTTGCCATAGTCAACGCTGACATGGCCTACACCGCCAAAGAAATAGTTACCTACGGTGAAAACACCGCTGCCCATACTCTCTTTTGTCCCTTCAGACATATAGGAAGAGGCCAACGAGCTGGTGGTTTTACCCGGCCAATATTTAAACGCCTGATGCAATTCATCTGCCGTTTTCTTCGGAATAATAAACGGGTCGGCGACACGATGCTCCATGGTGTCGAACTCATTCTCCACCCAATCATAAGAAAATTCAGGGCAGATTTCCGTGGAGCGCGGATTAACAGTCACTGCACCAACAATTAATTCATCTGGGCGGATCGTGACAGGCAATTCATTGAATATTTTCTCAACGACTTTTGCCCGACGCATAATAGCGGGAAGATGTTCATTCTCTTTATAAGCCTCAGTCGCCAACACGGCACGTTCAGACTCTACATAAGGTTTGGCATGCAGAATCATATTTTTGAGTCTTACAACACGATCGGTCGGATTAACAAAGCCTTTCTCTAACATACAATAACTCCCGAAATGATATTAGCGTGATTGTTCAACCACACCTGAATTGTTTAACCTGACGGCAGTGCCGGGTACACTAGTGAATAATGCTGGTGCCTAGTAAACTAATAAATTGACGTAATATTGCCGGATGTCCCATCCAGGTTGCGGCGGTGACCAGATTGCCATCTTGTATGGCCTCATCATCGGCGGCGGTAACCCACTTTCCCCCTGCCATTTCAATCTCAGGTTTTAAAGTGAAATATCCCGTCAGTTTCTTTCCTTTTAATATGCCTGCCGCGACCAAAATCTGTGGGCCATGACAAATTGCCGCAATAGGTAATGTAAAATTATTCGCATAGTGAATAATGTTCAGTACTGATTTATTCAGGCGTAAATATTCTGGTGCTCGGCCGCCAGCAATATATACACCACCGTACTCTTGCATCCTGACTTCATCGAAAGATGCGGTTAATCGAAATAAATGACCGGGTTTCTCGGTATAGGTTTGGTCACCTTCAAAATCATGAATAGCGGTCTTAATATATTCCCCAGTACGTTTTCCTGGGCAAACTACATCAACTCTGAAACCTAACATGCTTAATGCCTGCCATGGCACCATGACTTCATAGTCTTCAGAGAAATCGCCTGCAAGTATCAGAATTCTTTTCATAAGCGAACTCTCAGAATGTACCAGCATCATCCTCAATAATGCGCATGGCTTCATTCACTGCGGCAACCTCGCCGAATATGGCCAGCGTCGTGATATGTTGCGGGCAACTGCCAAAGATTTCCGATACCGCAACATGTGCACTTTTACTCGCCTGATCGGCGTAAAAATACAGATCCGGTACCGGCAACATAATCAACCCGATAGCGTCGATACGTACCATTTCCAGACGGTTGCGCGACTCGGAAGGCATACGCCGTTTCAGCATGGCCAGCGTTTCCTGCGTCGGCGCGTTGATGATACGTTTTTTCATCTCAGGGTTACCCGTCCTGCTAATATCAGCGAATATTGAGCGCTTCGACCATCACGCACCGACGGTTTCTGGCAAACGTGCGCGCGGAGGTCAGCCCTTCCCCGGTTGGCCCGGCGATAGTAAACGTGGCATGACCTTCACCACCCACACCAATTCCGGCGTATGAGGGACCATTTTTCACAAAAATAGTCGTCTGAATAAGACGCGCCATCTTGGTGAGTTTTTCAACATTGGTGGAGTGCATCATGGCGGTATGACGATTGCCATGCTCTACCTTCACCGCGAGATCGATCGCTTCATCGACATTTTCTACCCGTACCACTGGCAGAATCGGCATCATTAATTCATGCACGACGAAAGGATGGTCACGCCCGGCTTCAATCAAAATCACTTTAATCTCTTCCGGCACGCTGATACCAATCTGCTGCAGAATGAAGCGGGCATTTTTACCCACGAACGCGGTGTTCGGGCCGGTACCTTTTTCATTAAGCACGAGCGATTGCAATTGCTGGATATGCTGTTTATCGCATAGCAGCCAGGCCCCGCTTTTTTTCATACAATGAATAAGGTAATCAGCCACTTCGTTAACGACAATGACCTCTTTTTCCGCCACGCAAGGTAGGTTGTTGTCGAAACTACAGCCGTTGATGATATCCCGGGCAGCTTTCTCGACATTGGCAGTTTCATCCACCACGGCGGGGGGATTGCCTGCACCGGCACCAATGGCTTTCTTACCGGACGACATCACCGTTTTCACAATGGCTGGGCCACCTGTCGCGACCAGCATATTGACGCGAGGATCGTTGATTAACGCGTTAGTGTTATCAATCGACGGTTTAGTCACGGTCACGACCAGATTGGCTGGCGCACCCAACCGAGCCAGTTGCTGATTGATCAACGCAACACAGTGCAGTGATACATTACGTGAGCGTGGATGAGGGCTGAACACCACGGTGTTGCCTGCCGCTAGCATGCCGATGGAGTTGTTGATAATGGTTTCCGTCGGGTTAGTGGTCGGCGTGATCGAACCAATTACGCCATAGGCGGAGTATTCCATCAGCGTCAGGCCGCCATCACCACTCAATGCGCTCGTAGCTAAATCTTCAACGCCTGGTGTTTTTTGTGCAGCAACGCGGTTTTTTACCAATTTATCGGCATAGTTACCCATGCCAGTCTCTTCCACCGCCATTTTGGAAATGGCCTGCAATACCTCTTCCTGCAGGAAAACTTTGCGAATGCCATCAACAAACCGGGTACGATCCTGCATTGAGCAGTGGCGATACTGAATTTGCGCATGTTGTGCTGCGGCAATCGCTTCATCCATCGTCGCAAAAGCGCCATTTCCAGACGTTTGGTCGGCAGCAGGCTCGGCACCCGCTCGTCTTGCCAGCGCACTGGCGACAATCGCTTCAATGTTGTCGCGGTCAGGCGCTGGAGTTGCAGAAGGGCCGCTGTGCTCTTGTGCTTCTGGCGTTGTTTTGGTGTATTTACTCAAGGCACGGGAAACGGCCTGAGTAATTTCAAGATCGTTCATGCTTTACATTCCTTACTTCACATCGCTTCACACACGTTGCCGCTCGCCATCAAATGTACGGTGTCGTTGTCGATTTGATTGGTGCCGGATCCAGAGTAGCCAGCAGTTTCTTCCCGACCTCTCTTGCCGAAATAACCGCTTGACGAACTGCGCCAGAATCACCAGAAAAAGTGAAAATCACTTCGTTACTAAAACTGGTGCCGTGTGCAGGACTGGCATAGCCCACTGGCTCGATAACAGCCGCTTTTGCAGCGGCATCGGCGACAACCACACCAATCGCGGCAGGAGAAGCACAAGTCATTCCGAAGGATTTACCCACTGGTGCGCCTAGCGCTTTGTTGAGGGCATAGCTGGCACGAGCGGTGTACTGGAATTCCAGATGGCCTGCCGGTGAACCGTAAACATCCCCCATCGTTCGCTCAATTTCACCCAGAGCGACCTCAACCGCACGGCGAACATCAGACACATCGGATGCACCAAAAATGATTAAACACCCATGTCCACCACCGCCTTCAGTATCACGAGCCAGCTCAATAGAAAGAATTTCGCTGTTCGTGGCCTTAATTGCTTCATCTGCCGCGAAAATATGTGGGCCAGCGCCGGTACGCGCGCCAAGAATACCGATTGAGCGATATTTCTTGTCGATATTCATGATTTCATGCAACTGATGATCGACATTGGCAATAACCAGCCCAATAGTATGTCCCAGAGCGGTACCAACAAATTCCGTTAAACCGCAACCAATAACGCTATTTATGGTTTTGTTATTTTCGCTCACATCAGCCTGTTTATTCATTACTTCAGATATAATCTGTTCAACAAGATTATCTCTCATGGTCAGTATCCTCTGGCTTTATTAACTGACAGCTTTCGGCAGAATTTTTTCCACTTCAATATGCGGACGTGGAATAACATGTACGGATACCAGTTCGCCGACTTTACCCGCAGCGGCAGAGCCAGCATCGGTTGCGGCTTTTACTGCACCAACATCACCACGTACCATAACCGTCACTAATCCAGAACCAATTTTTTCATAACCCACCAACATGACGTTTGCGGATTTAACCATGGTGTCTGCGGCTTCAATTGCAGAAACCAGACCTTTTGTTTCAACCATTCCTAATGCTTCTTGTTGCATAATGACCTCTATATTTCCAGGTAAGAGTAAAAGTCAGTAATGAATTAATCCCATCGAAGGTGAATTCATGTACCTAATAAATTCATGCACTATGATGTTATTGCGCTAAGGACAAAATGTTTTGCCCGTCAGAGAGACTTTCTTGTTTTTCGGTATGACCCTAGACAATAAAATCCTCCCTACATGCTCCTTCGTTGCACCTGACTCAGGAGACCGCCGCAAAGGTGGCAGAGAGCATGGCAGCATCTTGCGCAATCATCTTTTCTTCATTGGTTGGGATAACCGCCACAATCGGTGAACCAGGGAGCGAGATCACACCGTCTCGACCCGCAAAAATCTGCGCGTTCTTCTGCGCATCGATATGCACGCCAAACACCGCCAGTTTTTCGGCGGTGAGTTCACGCACCAGCGCAGAATTTTCACCGATACCACCGGTAAAAATGAGTGCATCAAATCGATGCAATGAGGCGAGGTGAGCCCCAAGGTGACGAGCAAGACGATGAACCATCACGTCGATGGCAAGCGTGGCGCGAGGATCGCCATTGCTACGAGCGTCCTGCAAGGTACGACAATCGCTGGATAGGCCGGACAAACCGAACAAACCAGACTCGTTATTCACCATTTTGTACAGTGATTCGAGCGTCTGTCCGGTGCAACGGGCGATATAGGCCGCGGCGCCGAAATCCAGATCGCCACAGCGTGTTCCCATCACCAACCCCTCCAGTGGAGTCATCCCCATCGAGGTATCCACGCTTTCGCCGTTTTTTACCGCACACACCGAAGAACCGTTGCCAAGATGGGCAATAAGAATGCCATGATCGGTTGGGTTGAGTTTCAGTCTGGTAACGGCTTCTGCGGCAATAAACCGGTGGGATGTACCGTGAAAACCGTATCGTCTGACCTGATGCTGCTGCTGATACTCAAGTGGAATGGCGTAAGTGTAGGCTTCTGGTGGCAACGTCTGGTGAAACGCGGTATCAAATACCGCAACCTGCGGCAGCGCGGGTAGCAGCGACATCGCCGCTTCAATGCCGATCACATTAGCAGGATTGTGTAAAGGAGCCAGAGTGGAGAGCTCCCGAATACGCGCAATCACCTCAGTGGTGAGCAACACGGACTGTTTGAAATCACTGCCGCCATGCGCAACACGATGGCCGATGGCACACAGGCGCGGCAGTAGCATCCGTTCATCAAGTGTTGCGAAGAGCGTATTCAATGCGCTGTTGTGGCTGGATTCGGTAAGTAATGTGGTCGTTTTATTACCCACCGCGTCTTTAAACGTAATGCAAGCCTCTTCCAACCCTAACTTTTCTGCCAGTCCAGACAGCAACGGGACATCCTCATTGAGTGGGATGACTGAAAACTTGAGTGAAGACGAACCACAATTAATAACCAGAACCAGTGAAGCTAACGACATGATGACCCCTGCCTATCTCTTTTTAAAAAAACGGTTCATTAAATGGTGTGAGTGGGAATTGCTCACGACTGAAACGTGCGAGGGCGGCGCTGGCGATCGCAATATCCTCTTCAACGCTACCGCCGCTAATGCCGATAGCCCCTAACAGCACCCCGTCTGACCAGCAGGGCAATCCACCGCCAAAACAACAAATGCCAGGTTCATTTTGCAAACCGTAAAGGCTGGATCCGGGCTGTACTTTTTCCGCGAGTGTGTGGGTCGGCATTTTCAACGCCACGGCACTCCAAGCCTTTTGCCCCGCGAGCGTGTGGCTAATCAGTAATGCGTTATCCATGCTAAAGAAGTAGCGCTGCTGGCCGCTGGCATCCACCAGACTGAAAACGATCGGAACATTGGCATCTTCCGCCGCTTCGCTGGCATATTTTGCCAACAGCGCGGCATGCGCCAGACTTAAGGAGAGACGGCGTGGCGATAACTGACGCGAAATCGCCTCATTGATACGGCGATCCAGTTCGGTATTCAGTTCATGGTGCATCGCTTTTCCTCACGTAGGAATTACCGATCATTGAGATCGAGCGAATCAACAATACCGACGACGGCGGCATCAATGACGGAGTGTTCTTTGCTGGTACTCATACGCGCGGAGCTACCCGTGGTCACAATCACCGTTTCGCCATTGCCCGCACCAACAAAATCTACAGCCACCTGTGCCGTGCCTGTGGGCTGATAGTATTCATCCAGACGAGCGACAATCAGCAATTTTGCACCATTGAGCGAAGCGTGTTTGGTGGTCGACACCAACGCGCCGGTTACCTTTGCCAGATACATGTTTCCTCCAGGTGGCTCTGAACGATGACGATTCCGCGATCCCGAATTTCATCGCGGGCGGAAGGGGTAATTAGCGTGCGGTTCCCGATATGCAATACCTGTCCACTCGGGTATTCGCGTACATCGCTGAGTGTTACCAATTGCTTGTGGGGACTCGCTGATAGCGTTTGTTTCGTGCCTGTACGATGTTGGCCGATCACGGTGAAACCATACTCCACAAGCGTATTGGCATAATCCGCAAGGCGCGCCCGTAATGCTTGCGGTAACGGGTTATCAACGTCAGGACGACATTCGGTATTGAGCGTGACAATAACGGCCTTATTCACGCTCAGCGCCTGAAAAGCCCAGCGGCACACCAGATTATCGCGGATACCCAATGCGATTTTGCTCAGGCTGTTGCTGGAGAGCGCAGGTAAATAGAGGCTACTGTAGGCGTCCTCCGTTTGATGCGGCTCTCGGCTGTCGCACAACACGTCAATACCACGTCGTACCAGTCCTTCCAGGCAGGCAGTGTGTAATGACGATTGCATGGCGCTATGAGAAAACATCATCACGAGCAAATAGCCGCTACGATCCAGTGCCGCAAGGCAATCCAGCGTGGTTGATAGCGTCGTGAGATCTTCACCGCTCAACACCACTCGCATCACCTTATTGCGTGTTTGTAAGCGCTGTTTCCGTTGCGCCAAGACATCATCAATGATGGTATCAAGCAGGTGCGAGAGTCGTTGCGAGTCCATAGTTTCCCTTCTCAGCGGCGGCGCATGACAACGCTAAGCGCACCCTGGCAGACAGCCAAATCATGTAACCGACAGATTGCAGGGCTTTTAGCCATAATGGCATTCCGTCAATACGCGTTTTATGCAATCACCGTTACGCAAGCCAAAGCCGTTTGCTTCTTCCACATCAATATGCATTTCCAAAACAGCATCAGCACTTACGCGAACCACAACGTGGCTCAGAACTCCACCACGATGCCCTTCAATGCCAACGTCGATTTCCATACCATCGCGCAGGCCATATTGCTCCGCTTCTGCCGGTGAAATATGAATGTGCCGCCAGGCAACAATGACGCCATCCGTTTTAGTCACCCGCCCATAGGGACCGATGATGTCAATGCCTGGGGAGTCCTGTAGGTCACCAGACATTCTGATCGGTGCTTTTACGCCAAGAACAAAACCGTCGGAAACGGAGATTTCAATTTGAGTCGCGCTACGTAGTGGCCCAAGTACCCGCACTTTAGTTAACTCACCCTTTGGCCCACGCAGGGTTACCGTTTCTTCGGCAGCATATTGACCGGGTTGCTTTACCGCTTTCATTCGGGTGAGCGTGGAGCCGTAGCCAAACAATACGTCCATGTCTTCCCGACTCAGATGTACATGACGGTTAGAGATACCAATGGGAATTTCCAGCGCCGATGGCGATGGCGGGACGTCAACAAACGTGGTGTTACGGGCTGCAAGCTCCTGAAGAATCTGCTGGGTAATCAATTCGGCTTGCTGTTGGTTGTAATTCATAACGTCAACGACCTGAAAGTGATGGATAGAGCAATAGGTAGAATATTCGGTCCTGGATTAGGCTTTTTGCCGTCACGCAGGACTTTTTTGACCGTCCTTTTATCAAAGGACAAACTTGTCCAGATTTATCCGACAATCTCTGTCAGCAACTGGTCTATATCTACGGCGTTTGGTTTACAGGGATTCGATGCGGTGCAGCCGTCCGCTAACGCAGCGGCGATTAGCGGTTGACGTAAGGATTCGAAATCAGTGAGATCTTTGCCCAACTCCCGCAGCGTGGCAGGAATGCCAAAATAGCGATTCATATCGCGAATACTGTTTATTAACGCGTTCAGAGCGTGTTCCGCAGTGGCGGATGGCAAGCCCATGATGGCGGCACACTTCTGGTAACGCGCCATCACGTGAGGAGCGTGACGGGCGTTGTAGGCAATAATCAGAGGCAGCAGCATGGCATTAATTTTGCCATGCGGTATGTGTAACATGCCGCCAATCGCATGCGCCATGCCGTGTACCAACCCCAGACCTGCGGAGTTAAACGCCATTCCAGCCATACAGGACGCGTTGTGCATATGGGTTCGCGCCTGGATATTTGTCTCATCCTGGAAAACATGCGGGAGGTATTGCCAGGTGAGTGCAATCGCTTTTTCTGCCAATGCGTCGCTAAAATCATTTGCGCCAGATGAGACCAACGCTTCGATAGCGTGTGTCAGTACATCCATACCCGTATCAACCGCGACCTGACGGGGAACAGACAGCACTAAATGCGGGTCGAGGATGGCATAATCTGGAACGAGTTCGTCTGCAATCAGGGGATATTTTCGGCCATTTTTCGGATCGGAGATAATGGCGTAGGAAGTGACTTCGGAGCCAGAACCGCTCGTGGTAGGGATGGCAATAAGCTCAATCGCGTGACCAGGAAAATACTCTTCCAGAGCAACCTTAATCCCTTTCGCGGCATCAAGCGAAGAACCGCCACCCAGCGCAATAATGACGTCTGGTTTGAAGGTTTTAAATTGTGTCGCCCCTGCCAGCAGGATCTCAACGCTCGGATCGGGTTTTACGTCACTGAAAATAGACACGCAAGCCTGTGGCATTTCCTTAATGAGATAGCGAGTTTTACCCGATTTAGCCATAAAATCGTCAGTAACAATCCCAACCTTTTTATGGTTCAACCGACGCAACGCGCCTATGGCTTCCTCGCCAAAATAGACTTTCGGAATAGAAAAAAAATAGCTCGCCATCTCTCGACTACCTTATCTCTTAATACAAATTACCGGCATACAAGCTCCGGCCATGAAAAGAGATCTCATGGTGTCATGGCGTAACGAAGAAGAGGCTGGCTATGATTGTGCAGCGTCAGGATTATGTTGCTGTCGTATGCCGATATTGACAAGAAAGTACAGCCGCCAGTAAACGGCGCAATAAAAGAGGGTTGTGCGGAACAACACGAGATCATCAGCGTTTCCAGACGGCAGCGGCTGGCATTTTGCCCGCTCAATCCGTATAACTGTCCTCACTTGTTTAATTCACCACTTAATTTACTCCACCACTTATTTATTCCACTAACTTGATGACGATTGATATCAGACCTATGAATGATTCATTAAGCCAACTTATCGCCAGCGAATTGCAGGCGCGCACGGAGCAGGTAGACGCGGCTGTCCGCCTGCTGGACGAAGGAAATACCGTCCCTTTTATCGCCCGTTACCGTAAAGAAGTGACCGGCGGGCTGGATGACACCCAACTGCGCCAGCTCGAAACACGCCTCGGCTACCTGCGTGAGCTGGAAGACCGACGCCAGACTATTCTGAAATCCATCGACGAGCAGGGAAAGTTAACCGCCCAGCTCGCCACTGCCATCAACGGCACGTTGAGCAAAACCGAGCTGGAAGATCTCTACCTGCCGTATAAACCTAAACGCCGCACGCGTGGACAAATCGCGATTGAAGCCGGTCTGGAACCGTTGGCCGACGGCCTGTGGCAAAACCCAAGCCAGGAGCCAGAGCTGACGGCACAGGCTTATGTCGATGCCGAGAAAGGCGTGGCGGACGTAAAAGCGGCGCTGGATGGCGCACGGTATATC contains these protein-coding regions:
- a CDS encoding EutN/CcmL family microcompartment protein, coding for MYLAKVTGALVSTTKHASLNGAKLLIVARLDEYYQPTGTAQVAVDFVGAGNGETVIVTTGSSARMSTSKEHSVIDAAVVGIVDSLDLNDR
- a CDS encoding BMC domain-containing protein, with amino-acid sequence MKKRIINAPTQETLAMLKRRMPSESRNRLEMVRIDAIGLIMLPVPDLYFYADQASKSAHVAVSEIFGSCPQHITTLAIFGEVAAVNEAMRIIEDDAGTF
- a CDS encoding 1-propanol dehydrogenase PduQ yields the protein MASYFFSIPKVYFGEEAIGALRRLNHKKVGIVTDDFMAKSGKTRYLIKEMPQACVSIFSDVKPDPSVEILLAGATQFKTFKPDVIIALGGGSSLDAAKGIKVALEEYFPGHAIELIAIPTTSGSGSEVTSYAIISDPKNGRKYPLIADELVPDYAILDPHLVLSVPRQVAVDTGMDVLTHAIEALVSSGANDFSDALAEKAIALTWQYLPHVFQDETNIQARTHMHNASCMAGMAFNSAGLGLVHGMAHAIGGMLHIPHGKINAMLLPLIIAYNARHAPHVMARYQKCAAIMGLPSATAEHALNALINSIRDMNRYFGIPATLRELGKDLTDFESLRQPLIAAALADGCTASNPCKPNAVDIDQLLTEIVG
- a CDS encoding DJ-1/PfpI family protein → MKRILILAGDFSEDYEVMVPWQALSMLGFRVDVVCPGKRTGEYIKTAIHDFEGDQTYTEKPGHLFRLTASFDEVRMQEYGGVYIAGGRAPEYLRLNKSVLNIIHYANNFTLPIAAICHGPQILVAAGILKGKKLTGYFTLKPEIEMAGGKWVTAADDEAIQDGNLVTAATWMGHPAILRQFISLLGTSIIH
- the pduL gene encoding phosphate propanoyltransferase, whose translation is MNYNQQQAELITQQILQELAARNTTFVDVPPSPSALEIPIGISNRHVHLSREDMDVLFGYGSTLTRMKAVKQPGQYAAEETVTLRGPKGELTKVRVLGPLRSATQIEISVSDGFVLGVKAPIRMSGDLQDSPGIDIIGPYGRVTKTDGVIVAWRHIHISPAEAEQYGLRDGMEIDVGIEGHRGGVLSHVVVRVSADAVLEMHIDVEEANGFGLRNGDCIKRVLTECHYG
- the pduB gene encoding propanediol utilization microcompartment protein PduB encodes the protein MRDNLVEQIISEVMNKQADVSENNKTINSVIGCGLTEFVGTALGHTIGLVIANVDHQLHEIMNIDKKYRSIGILGARTGAGPHIFAADEAIKATNSEILSIELARDTEGGGGHGCLIIFGASDVSDVRRAVEVALGEIERTMGDVYGSPAGHLEFQYTARASYALNKALGAPVGKSFGMTCASPAAIGVVVADAAAKAAVIEPVGYASPAHGTSFSNEVIFTFSGDSGAVRQAVISAREVGKKLLATLDPAPIKSTTTPYI
- the tdcD gene encoding propionate kinase, translating into MSLASLVLVINCGSSSLKFSVIPLNEDVPLLSGLAEKLGLEEACITFKDAVGNKTTTLLTESSHNSALNTLFATLDERMLLPRLCAIGHRVAHGGSDFKQSVLLTTEVIARIRELSTLAPLHNPANVIGIEAAMSLLPALPQVAVFDTAFHQTLPPEAYTYAIPLEYQQQHQVRRYGFHGTSHRFIAAEAVTRLKLNPTDHGILIAHLGNGSSVCAVKNGESVDTSMGMTPLEGLVMGTRCGDLDFGAAAYIARCTGQTLESLYKMVNNESGLFGLSGLSSDCRTLQDARSNGDPRATLAIDVMVHRLARHLGAHLASLHRFDALIFTGGIGENSALVRELTAEKLAVFGVHIDAQKNAQIFAGRDGVISLPGSPIVAVIPTNEEKMIAQDAAMLSATFAAVS
- a CDS encoding flavoprotein, whose amino-acid sequence is MDSQRLSHLLDTIIDDVLAQRKQRLQTRNKVMRVVLSGEDLTTLSTTLDCLAALDRSGYLLVMMFSHSAMQSSLHTACLEGLVRRGIDVLCDSREPHQTEDAYSSLYLPALSSNSLSKIALGIRDNLVCRWAFQALSVNKAVIVTLNTECRPDVDNPLPQALRARLADYANTLVEYGFTVIGQHRTGTKQTLSASPHKQLVTLSDVREYPSGQVLHIGNRTLITPSARDEIRDRGIVIVQSHLEETCIWQR
- a CDS encoding GlcG/HbpS family heme-binding protein — its product is MHHELNTELDRRINEAISRQLSPRRLSLSLAHAALLAKYASEAAEDANVPIVFSLVDASGQQRYFFSMDNALLISHTLAGQKAWSAVALKMPTHTLAEKVQPGSSLYGLQNEPGICCFGGGLPCWSDGVLLGAIGISGGSVEEDIAIASAALARFSREQFPLTPFNEPFF
- a CDS encoding aldehyde dehydrogenase family protein; protein product: MNDLEITQAVSRALSKYTKTTPEAQEHSGPSATPAPDRDNIEAIVASALARRAGAEPAADQTSGNGAFATMDEAIAAAQHAQIQYRHCSMQDRTRFVDGIRKVFLQEEVLQAISKMAVEETGMGNYADKLVKNRVAAQKTPGVEDLATSALSGDGGLTLMEYSAYGVIGSITPTTNPTETIINNSIGMLAAGNTVVFSPHPRSRNVSLHCVALINQQLARLGAPANLVVTVTKPSIDNTNALINDPRVNMLVATGGPAIVKTVMSSGKKAIGAGAGNPPAVVDETANVEKAARDIINGCSFDNNLPCVAEKEVIVVNEVADYLIHCMKKSGAWLLCDKQHIQQLQSLVLNEKGTGPNTAFVGKNARFILQQIGISVPEEIKVILIEAGRDHPFVVHELMMPILPVVRVENVDEAIDLAVKVEHGNRHTAMMHSTNVEKLTKMARLIQTTIFVKNGPSYAGIGVGGEGHATFTIAGPTGEGLTSARTFARNRRCVMVEALNIR
- the grpH gene encoding propanediol utilization system shell hexameric protein GrpH, which produces MQQEALGMVETKGLVSAIEAADTMVKSANVMLVGYEKIGSGLVTVMVRGDVGAVKAATDAGSAAAGKVGELVSVHVIPRPHIEVEKILPKAVS